The window TCAAAGTCAAAAAAGCACAGGGGATAACGTAATTGGTTTAATAACTCCCGAATGCCGTCGTGGTTAATCCTAGGTTGTCCCCGCAAATACTGCTGCACAAAAGCCTGCTGAGACTCAGAAAGGGTACTCAGAATCTCCTCCGGCAATTGTTCAATCTGAAAAATGCCTTTGCTAATTAGGTCTAGGCGTTTTTGTCTATCCAGGCGGGGGATATCAAAAATGGACACTTTGGGCACATCGCGCCAGCAATAGGTTTTGAAACTGCAGGTGTAGGGCTGGTCGCAGTGGTCGCCAATCGGGTGGTCGGGTTCATTCTCTTGCTGCACAAGGGCCTGGAACTGGGCCAGCCGTTCAGGAATTTGTTGCACAAGAGCCTGCACCTCGGCTGTGACATCAACCTGGACAAATAAATTGCTCAAGTCGGGATAAAAACAGTCCTGACTGTTGAGGTGCATCACATATACTCGCTGTAGGGGAAGGCCATTTTGCTGGACTACATACCACTGGATGGCCAGGTCCTCCACATGCTCATTTTTGACTTTGGTGCTGGATTTGACCTCGATTATTTCCCAACCCCCCAGAGCGGTTTGTTGCAGCACATCGCATTTGACGACGATGTTCTCCCAGGCGAAGGTCGCTTCAAACAGACAGGTCACCCTTTGGGCGAGCAAGTGCTGGGTTTTTTGCTGGCATTGGGTGTTGCCAAAACCCGTGACTAACACACCCCCAGGGAAATACTGACGGGCCATGGCACCCACATCGGTTCCCTGTTGCCATTGCAGTTTTTGGCTATCGGAAATGGCAGCCTTTTCGGGGGCATGAACATCCAACCAGAGACATTTGGGGCACTGCAAACCCTTGATGTAGCGGGACTTGGTCAGCATGATGGTTAAAGGTCACCGGTAGAAATTCTTCCCTATTATGCCTGCCCTGATGGTGGTCGGTTGCACCTCCAACGCCGGCAAATCCCTGCTGGTAACGGCCTTGTGCGGATGGTTGGCTCAACAGGGTTATCGGGTGGCTCCCTTCAAGGGACAGAACATGGCTCTCAACGCCTACGTCACGGCCGATGGGGGAGAAATCGGCTACGCCCAAGCGGTGCAGGCCTGGGCCGCCGGCATTGAACCCACCACCGCCATGAACCCCATCCTGCTGAAGCCCCAGGGGGGGATGACCTCCCAGGTGATTATCCGGGGACAGGTGGCCGGTGTGACACGGGCGCAGGATTACTACCGGGATTACTTCCACCGGGGATGGCAGGCCATTACGGAGGCGTTGGCGCAGCTGCAGGCCCAGTACGACTACATCGTCTGTGAGGGGGCGGGGTCGCCGGCGGAAATCAACCTGAAGCACCGCGATTTGACCAATATGCGGGTGGCCCAGTATCTCCAAGCGAAAACCATCCTGGTGGGGGATATTCACCTGGGTGGTGTGTTTGCCCACTTAGTTGGCACCCTGGCGCTGCTGGCACCCCAGGAACGGGCGCTCATCAAGGGCCTGGTGATTAACAAGTTCCGGGGGGAGTTATCGCTGCTGGAGCCGGGGCTGGCCTGGCTAGAGCAAACGACGGGGATTCCGGTGCTGGGGGTGCTGCCCTGGTTGGATACTCTGTTGCCGGCGGAGGATTCCCTGAGCCTTTTTGCCCCCTGCCAACCCCAGGCGGAATTGACCATTGGCATCATTCGGTTGCCCCGCCTGAGCAATTTCACCGACTTTGACCCGCTACTACTGGAGCCAACGGTGCAGGTGAAGTACATCCATAAGCCCCAGGAGCTAGCCGGGTTGGATGCTGTCATCTTGCCGGGGAGCAAAACCACCCTTGCCGATGGGCAGTGGTTACACCAAACGGGCCTGGCCGAGCAACTCAAGGACTATCACCGGCAAGGGGGCTGGATATTGGGCATCTGTGGCGGGATGCAAATGCTGGGGCAAAGGGTGGAGGACCCCCTGGGGTTAGAAGGGCCGGCTTCTGTTTGTCTAGGGTTGAACTTGCTTCCTATCGTCACGGTGATGACCCCCCACAAAATCACCCGCCAACGCCAGGTCCAAGCGCAATATCCGGTGGCCGGTCTCCCGGTGCGGGGCTATGAGATCCATCAGGGGGTTACGCAGGTGCAGGGGGAGGTGCAGCCCCTGTTGAGCGACCCTGACCTGGGCTACGTGGATGCAACGGGCCGGGTGTGGGGTACTTATCTGCATGGGGTTTTGGACAACGGGGCCTGGCGGCGCACCTGGCTGAACCAATTGCGACAACAGCGGGGGTTAGCGCCCTTGCCCACTGCCGTCCCGGACTTTGCCCACCAGCGCGCTCAGCTGCTGCACACTCTGACCGAAACCGTGGCCGCCCATATCCCCTGGGGGCAATTGTTAAAGGATTCTGTATGAGGGCAGGGCCGATGTGGCTGTGTATGCCAGCAGAGATGACCGTTTGGGTCGCTGCGGCGGTATCCCTGGATCTGTGGCAAAATGTTAACGGTTTTGTCCCCGTGGATTTCTATGGAACAAGCGCTCTACCAGTATGCGTGGCTGATTCCGGTGCTGCCTTTGCTGGGGGCAACGGTGGTCGGTACGGGCTTGATCACCTTTGGGGAGTGGACCAGTCGGCTCAAACGGGTCAATGCGGCTTTTGTGCTTACCCTGATGGGGGTGGCCCTGGCCCATTCGGCGGCGTTGTTGTGGAGTCAAGCGCAAGGGCACGACCCCTACATCTGGCGTTTCACCTGGGCGGTGGCGGGGCCGTTTCACCTGGATATGGGGCTAGTGGTTGACCGGCTCAGCAGTCTGATGCTGGTGATTGTCACCACCGTCTCCCTGCTGGTGATGCTCTACAGCGATGGCTACATGGCCCACGACAAGGGATATTCCCGCTTTTTTGCCTACCTGAGTTTGTTTGGGGCTTCCATGCTGGGGTTGGTCCTGAGTCCCAACCTGGTGCAAATTTACGTGTTCTGGGAGCTGGTGGGGATGTGCTCCTACCTGCTGATCGGGTTCTGGTACGAGCGCATTGCGGCACGGGAGGCGGCCCAAAAGGCGTTTATCGTCAACCGGGTGGGGGATTTCGGCCTGCTGCTGGGGATTCTCGGGTTCTATTGGACGACGGGGGCGCTGGAGTTTGATGACCTGGCGGTGCGGGTTGGGGAGTTGCTCAAGGATGGATCACTCCCCCTGTGGGCGGCAACAGGTCTGGGAATTCTGGTGTTTCTAGGACCGGTGGCCAAGTCGGCTCAGGCGCCGCTGCATGTGTGGTTGCCGGATGCCATGGAGGGGCCTACGCCCATTTCCGCCCTGATTCACGCGGCAACGATGGTGGCGGCGGGGGTGTTCCTGCTGGCGCGCATGATGCCGGTGTATGTGTATTTGCCGGGGACGTTGCAGGTGGTGGCCTGGACGGGGGCGTTTACGGCTTTTTTGGGGGCTACGATTGCCCTGGTGCAAACGGATATCAAAAAGGGGTTGGCCTATTCCACCATTTCCCAGTTGGGCTATATGGTGATGGCGATGGGGGTGGCGGCACCGGTGGCGGGGATGTTCCACCTGATGACCCACGCCTATTTTAAGGCGATGTTGTTTTTGGGGTCGGGGTCGGTGATCCATGCCATGGAGGCGGTGGTGGGCCATGACCCGGAAAAGGCCCAGGATATGCGTTATATGGGGGGCTTGCGGAAATACATGCCCATTACGGCGGCCACGTTTTTGATTGGTACGTTGGCTATTTGTGGGATTCCGCCGTTTTCTGGGTTCTGGTCAAAAGATGAGATTTTGCAGGTGGTGTTTGCCGCTCACCCGGGGCTGTGGTTGGTGGGCTGGCTGACGGCGGGCATGACGGCGTTTTACATGTTTCGCATTTACCTGCTGACATTTGGGGGGGAGTTTCGCGGTTTGGCGTTTGGGCCGGGGGCGATGCAGGTGGCGGAGCTGACCCACGCGCAAACCCATGCCCCGGAACCCCACGAGTCTCCCTGGACGATGACCTTGCCGTTGGTGCTGCTGGCGATGCCGTCGGTGGCCGTTGGCTGGGTGGGCCTGCCCTTTGCCAATCACTTTGCCCGTTTCCTAGAAGGCGGCCATGGACTGGAGGAGGCCTTCGATTGGAGGGCGTTTTTGACGGTGGCGGGTTCGTCGGTGGGGGTGAGTTTGCTGGGCATAGCCCTAGCGGTGGCCACCTATGGCGGTAAGTACACGGGGGTGGAACCCCTGGCGGAGCGCTTCCCGAAACTGTATGAGTTTCTGGTGCACAAGTGGTACTGGGATGACCTGTACGAGCGGTATGTGGCGTTGCCGTTGCGTCGGCTGGCCCGCCAGGCCCTGGAGACGGATTACCGCATTATTGACGGGCTGGTGAACCTGACGGGGCTGGTGACGTTGGTGACGGGGGAGGTGCTCAAGTACGTCAATAACGGGCGGGTGCAGACCTATGCGCTGGTGATCCTGCTGGCGGTGTTGGGGCTGGCGGTGGTGTCGGGCTGGTTTTCCTAAGGGGGGTGTATGGTGACGGCTGGTTTTCCCTGGTTGACCACGATCATTCTCCTGCCGGTGGTGGCGGCCCTGGCGATCCCTTTTTTGCCGGATAAGGAAGGGCGAACGGTGCGCTGGTATGCCCTAGGGGTGGGGCTGTTGGATTTTGCTCTGATTAGTTATAGCTTTTGGCGGGGCTACGACCTGAATTCGCCGGATTTGCAACTGGTGGAGCGCTACCCCTGGCTGCCGCAAATCGGCCTGAACTGGTCGGTGGGGGTGGATGGGCTGTCCATGCCCTTGATTTTGCTCACTGGGTTTATTACCACCCTGGCGATCCTGGCGGCCTGGCCGGTGACGCTGAAGCCCCGGCTGTTTTATTTCCTGATGCTGGCGATGTACGGGGGGCAGATTGCCGTGTTCGCCGTGCAGGATATGCTGCTATTTTTCCTGGTCTGGGAGCTGGAGCTGATCCCCGTTTATTTGCTGCTGGCGATTTGGGGGGGGCACAAGCGGCAGTACGCGGCCAATAAGTTTATTGTCTATACGGCGGGGGGGTCCCTGTTTATTTTGGTGGCGGGGCTGGCGATGGCTTTTTACGGGGACCCCATTAGTTTTGAGATGCGGGATTTGGCCTTGAAGTCCTACCCCCTGGCGCTGCAGCTTTGGTGCTATGGGGCGTTTTTGATTGCCTATGCGGTGAAGTTGCCCATTTTTCCCCTGCATACCTGGTTGCCGGATGCCCACGGGGAGGCGACGGCGCCGGTGCACATGTTGCTGGCGGGCATTTTGTTGAAGATGGGGGGGTACGCCCTGATCCGCATGAATATGGGGATGCTGCCGGAGGCCCATGCCCTGTTTGCGCCGGTGCTGGCGATTTTGGGGGTGGTGAATATCATCTATGCGGCGTTGACGTCCTTTGCCCAGCGCAACCTGAAGCGGAAAATTGCCTACTCGTCTATTTCCCACATGGGGTTTGTGTTGATCGGGATTGCGTCCTATACGACGACGGGCCTGAGCGGGGCAGTTTTGCAGATGATTTCCCATGGGTTAATTGGGGCGAGTTTGTTTTTCCTAGTGGGGGCGACCTACGACCGTACCCACACCCTGATCCTGGAGGAAATGGGCGGGGTGGGCCAAAAGATGCCTAAGATTTTCGCCATGTTTACGGCCTGTTCTTTGGCGTCGCTGGCCCTGCCGGGGATGAGTGGGTTTGTGGCGGAGTTGATGGTGTTTATTGGTTTTGCTACCAGTGATGCCTACAGCGTGCCGTTTAAGGTGCTGGTGTTGCTGTTGGCGGCGGTAGGGGTGATTCTGACGCCGATTTACCTGCTGTCTATGCTGCGCCAGATTTTCTATGGGCCAGAGAACGAGGAATTGGTGGCCCACGAAAAATTGATTGATGCGGAGCCGCGGGAGGTGTTTATTATTGCGTCGTTGCTGGTACCGGTAATTGGCATTGGGCTGTATCCCCGTTTGGTGACCAGCATGTACGATGCGACCACGACCCAGGTGACGGCCCTGGTGCGCCAGGCGATGCCCAAGTTGCAACCTACGGCCAGCTCCTTGGCTACCCCGCAACGGTACCCTACCCTGTGAACCCCCGCCGATTTGGCGTAGAATCAGGGTAATTGGGGTGGTGAGGAGTTGAGAGAAATGCCTGCGCAGGTGGAGGAGCGAACGGGGTCCAATGCTGTCTTGCGGATTCGTGGGGGGTTGTCCCTAGGGGGAGCGGTCAGCATTAGTGGGGCAAAAAATTCGGCGCTGGCGCTGATGGCGGGGGCGTTGCTGTGTTCCCGGGATTGCCGGATTCGCAATGTACCGGATCTGGTGGATGTCCACCGCATGGGGCAGGTGCTGACGGCCTTGGGGGTGGAGGTCCACTATGACCGGGGGATGCTGGAGATTGACGCGACCCATTTGCATCGTTCCCTGGCCCCTTACGAAATCGTCAGTCAACTGCGGGCTAGTTTTTTTGTGATTGGACCGTTGTTGGCGCGGTTGGGGGTGGCGCGGGTGCCCATGCCGGGGGGCTGTGCCATTGGAGCGCGACCGGTGGAGTTGCATGTGCGAGGGTTACAGGCCCTGGGGGCAACGGTGCAGATTGAACATGGTATGGTCCACGCCTACGCCCGCAAATTACGGGGTGCCCATATTTACCTGGACTACCCTAGCGTGGGGGCCACCGAGACCCTGATGATGGCGGCGACCTTGGCGGAGGGGGAAACGGTGATCGAAAATGCGGCCCAGGAGCCGGAGGTGGTGGATTTGGCCAATTTCTGCCGCAGTATGGGGGCAAAAATTCGGGGGGCCGGCACGAAAACGATTACGGTGGTGGGGGTGCCCCGCTTGCACAGCACAGACTACACGATCATCCCGGACCGGATCGAAGCGGGGACGTTCATGGTGGCGGCAGCCATTACCCGCTCGGAGTTGCTGCTGAGTCCGGTGATCCCTGAGCACCTGACGCCGGTGACGGCCAAGTTGACGGAAATTGGCTGCCGGGTCACGTTGGAGTCGCCCAACACGCTGCGGGTGCAACCGGGGGATGACCCTTACCGGGGCACGGATATTGAAACGTTGCCGTTTCCGGGGTTTCCCACGGATATGCAGGCCCAGTTCATGGCCCTGTTGACCCTGAGCGAAGGCACCAGCGTGGTCACGGAAACGGTGTTTGAAAATCGCCTGCGCCATGTGGCGGAGTTGCAGCGCATGGGGGCGAATATTCGGGTGAAGGGGAACCATGCCCTTATCCAGGGGGTGCCCTTTTTGACGGGTGCGCCGGTGACGGCCACGGATTTGCGGGCATCGGCGGCCTTGGTGCTGGCGGGTCTGGCGGCCCGGGGGGAGACCATCATCAGCGGCTTGCACCACCTGGACCGGGGCTACGAGCGGTTAGAGGAAAAGTTGCGGGCCATCGGGGCGGACATCGAGCGGCTGTCCAGCACTCTCACCTGATACGATACACAGGATAGGGTCATCTTACGTTGGCAGGTCTGTGCAGGAGGTGCGCGGGTGAAGCGGTGGTGTTGGCTGTTGCTGGTGGGCTTAGCGGCGTGCCAGCCGGGGGGCGGGGCTTTGAAAATCGGTACGTTGTTGCCCATCAGTGGTGACCTGGCCCAGTTCGGTCCGGGTATGCAGGATGCGGCTAGTTTGTTGGTGCAAACGGTAAATGCCTGCGGCGGCGTCAACGGCCAACCGGTGCAGCTCATTTCTGAAGATGACCAAACCCAACCGACGGCAGGTGCGGCAGCTATGACCAAGCTGGTGCAGGTGGACCGGGTGGCGGGTGTGGTGGGAGCGGCCAGTAGTGCAGTGTCAGGGGCAGCGGTGGACATTGCTGTGCGGGGTCAGGTGGTGATGATCTCCCCGGCCAGTACCAGTCCGGTGTTTACCGAGCGGGCCAAAAGGGGGGAGTTGCAGGGGTTTTGGTTTCGCACCGCGCCGCCGGATTCATTTCAGGGGCAGGCCCTGGCCGAACTGATGCAAAAACGGGGTTGGCAGCGCATCGGTATTTTGGCCATCA of the Gloeomargarita sp. SRBZ-1_bins_9 genome contains:
- a CDS encoding NAD(P)H-quinone oxidoreductase subunit 5 yields the protein MEQALYQYAWLIPVLPLLGATVVGTGLITFGEWTSRLKRVNAAFVLTLMGVALAHSAALLWSQAQGHDPYIWRFTWAVAGPFHLDMGLVVDRLSSLMLVIVTTVSLLVMLYSDGYMAHDKGYSRFFAYLSLFGASMLGLVLSPNLVQIYVFWELVGMCSYLLIGFWYERIAAREAAQKAFIVNRVGDFGLLLGILGFYWTTGALEFDDLAVRVGELLKDGSLPLWAATGLGILVFLGPVAKSAQAPLHVWLPDAMEGPTPISALIHAATMVAAGVFLLARMMPVYVYLPGTLQVVAWTGAFTAFLGATIALVQTDIKKGLAYSTISQLGYMVMAMGVAAPVAGMFHLMTHAYFKAMLFLGSGSVIHAMEAVVGHDPEKAQDMRYMGGLRKYMPITAATFLIGTLAICGIPPFSGFWSKDEILQVVFAAHPGLWLVGWLTAGMTAFYMFRIYLLTFGGEFRGLAFGPGAMQVAELTHAQTHAPEPHESPWTMTLPLVLLAMPSVAVGWVGLPFANHFARFLEGGHGLEEAFDWRAFLTVAGSSVGVSLLGIALAVATYGGKYTGVEPLAERFPKLYEFLVHKWYWDDLYERYVALPLRRLARQALETDYRIIDGLVNLTGLVTLVTGEVLKYVNNGRVQTYALVILLAVLGLAVVSGWFS
- the ndhD1 gene encoding photosynthetic/respiratory NAD(P)H-quinone oxidoreductase subunit D1, with product MVTAGFPWLTTIILLPVVAALAIPFLPDKEGRTVRWYALGVGLLDFALISYSFWRGYDLNSPDLQLVERYPWLPQIGLNWSVGVDGLSMPLILLTGFITTLAILAAWPVTLKPRLFYFLMLAMYGGQIAVFAVQDMLLFFLVWELELIPVYLLLAIWGGHKRQYAANKFIVYTAGGSLFILVAGLAMAFYGDPISFEMRDLALKSYPLALQLWCYGAFLIAYAVKLPIFPLHTWLPDAHGEATAPVHMLLAGILLKMGGYALIRMNMGMLPEAHALFAPVLAILGVVNIIYAALTSFAQRNLKRKIAYSSISHMGFVLIGIASYTTTGLSGAVLQMISHGLIGASLFFLVGATYDRTHTLILEEMGGVGQKMPKIFAMFTACSLASLALPGMSGFVAELMVFIGFATSDAYSVPFKVLVLLLAAVGVILTPIYLLSMLRQIFYGPENEELVAHEKLIDAEPREVFIIASLLVPVIGIGLYPRLVTSMYDATTTQVTALVRQAMPKLQPTASSLATPQRYPTL
- the murA gene encoding UDP-N-acetylglucosamine 1-carboxyvinyltransferase encodes the protein MPAQVEERTGSNAVLRIRGGLSLGGAVSISGAKNSALALMAGALLCSRDCRIRNVPDLVDVHRMGQVLTALGVEVHYDRGMLEIDATHLHRSLAPYEIVSQLRASFFVIGPLLARLGVARVPMPGGCAIGARPVELHVRGLQALGATVQIEHGMVHAYARKLRGAHIYLDYPSVGATETLMMAATLAEGETVIENAAQEPEVVDLANFCRSMGAKIRGAGTKTITVVGVPRLHSTDYTIIPDRIEAGTFMVAAAITRSELLLSPVIPEHLTPVTAKLTEIGCRVTLESPNTLRVQPGDDPYRGTDIETLPFPGFPTDMQAQFMALLTLSEGTSVVTETVFENRLRHVAELQRMGANIRVKGNHALIQGVPFLTGAPVTATDLRASAALVLAGLAARGETIISGLHHLDRGYERLEEKLRAIGADIERLSSTLT
- a CDS encoding cobyric acid synthase, which codes for MPALMVVGCTSNAGKSLLVTALCGWLAQQGYRVAPFKGQNMALNAYVTADGGEIGYAQAVQAWAAGIEPTTAMNPILLKPQGGMTSQVIIRGQVAGVTRAQDYYRDYFHRGWQAITEALAQLQAQYDYIVCEGAGSPAEINLKHRDLTNMRVAQYLQAKTILVGDIHLGGVFAHLVGTLALLAPQERALIKGLVINKFRGELSLLEPGLAWLEQTTGIPVLGVLPWLDTLLPAEDSLSLFAPCQPQAELTIGIIRLPRLSNFTDFDPLLLEPTVQVKYIHKPQELAGLDAVILPGSKTTLADGQWLHQTGLAEQLKDYHRQGGWILGICGGMQMLGQRVEDPLGLEGPASVCLGLNLLPIVTVMTPHKITRQRQVQAQYPVAGLPVRGYEIHQGVTQVQGEVQPLLSDPDLGYVDATGRVWGTYLHGVLDNGAWRRTWLNQLRQQRGLAPLPTAVPDFAHQRAQLLHTLTETVAAHIPWGQLLKDSV
- a CDS encoding DUF2779 domain-containing protein, which encodes MLTKSRYIKGLQCPKCLWLDVHAPEKAAISDSQKLQWQQGTDVGAMARQYFPGGVLVTGFGNTQCQQKTQHLLAQRVTCLFEATFAWENIVVKCDVLQQTALGGWEIIEVKSSTKVKNEHVEDLAIQWYVVQQNGLPLQRVYVMHLNSQDCFYPDLSNLFVQVDVTAEVQALVQQIPERLAQFQALVQQENEPDHPIGDHCDQPYTCSFKTYCWRDVPKVSIFDIPRLDRQKRLDLISKGIFQIEQLPEEILSTLSESQQAFVQQYLRGQPRINHDGIRELLNQLRYPLCFFDFEATNPAIPRYPRTRPYQRVPFQFSCHILTAEGVLTHCDYLHTDRDDPRPALARALVQAIGDTGSIIVYNQGYEKSVLQELAELLPELAPQLTSMVARLWDQMVIFRDHYHHPAFGGSTSLKKILPVLVPELSYQDLAIQQGDIAKYRWEAAILSDDPVLQAQTWQELRDYCRHDTLAMVALHRHLVDLVATPTKAVGVALSDTG